Proteins co-encoded in one Leptospiraceae bacterium genomic window:
- a CDS encoding arsenate reductase family protein: MKVYEYKGCSTCKNALKFLDAKKIPYTKIPIRENPPTLTELKKALKFLNGDTKKLFNTSGQDYKALNLKDKLPAMNEEDKLKLLNSNGNLVKRPFVISPDFVLVGFKEEDWKNVF; this comes from the coding sequence ATGAAAGTTTATGAATACAAAGGTTGCTCTACTTGTAAAAACGCTCTTAAGTTTCTAGATGCAAAAAAAATTCCCTACACCAAAATTCCAATTCGAGAAAACCCACCAACACTTACTGAGCTGAAGAAAGCTTTGAAGTTTCTGAATGGTGATACTAAAAAACTATTTAATACTTCCGGTCAAGACTACAAAGCTCTCAATCTAAAAGATAAATTACCTGCGATGAATGAAGAAGACAAATTGAAGCTATTGAATTCAAATGGAAACTTAGTCAAAAGACCGTTTGTTATTTCTCCGGACTTCGTTTTAGTTGGTTTTAAAGAAGAAGACTGGAAGAACGTATTTTAG
- a CDS encoding OmpA family protein, protein MNRQFIKTALVIGIVSTSLAFCSSNDKKAAPDPKDTKPVEDTKPTDSSAAEPKDVKPVDDAKDAKDSTVAKRDLANPGEELFAQLNESLKSARYPDGKAIEGFAYKKWEIPNKKDFIKWIKDSGAVLKKGLDDLPAIYTLEIAGHTDTVGPETPEGAKKGNMFYSEQRAKEVKQALVKLGFPEKRIATKAMGSSNPIPGIPGESAQNRRVTFQFLVTEAPATDSTDSAPKTDVKDESK, encoded by the coding sequence ATGAATAGACAATTTATTAAAACTGCCCTCGTGATCGGGATTGTATCTACTTCGTTAGCATTTTGTAGTTCTAACGACAAGAAAGCCGCTCCAGATCCAAAAGATACTAAACCTGTGGAAGATACAAAGCCTACTGATAGTTCTGCCGCAGAGCCAAAAGATGTTAAGCCTGTTGATGATGCAAAGGATGCAAAAGATTCCACCGTTGCTAAACGTGACCTAGCGAATCCTGGTGAAGAGTTATTTGCTCAATTGAATGAGTCTTTAAAATCTGCTCGTTATCCTGACGGTAAAGCTATTGAAGGATTTGCTTACAAAAAATGGGAAATTCCTAACAAGAAAGATTTTATTAAGTGGATAAAAGATTCTGGAGCCGTATTGAAGAAAGGTCTGGATGATCTTCCTGCAATTTATACCTTAGAAATTGCTGGGCACACAGATACTGTTGGTCCTGAAACTCCGGAAGGGGCAAAAAAAGGAAATATGTTCTACTCTGAGCAAAGAGCAAAAGAAGTTAAACAAGCTCTTGTTAAGTTAGGATTCCCTGAAAAGAGAATCGCAACCAAAGCAATGGGTTCTTCTAATCCAATTCCTGGCATTCCAGGAGAAAGTGCTCAAAACAGACGTGTTACATTCCAATTCCTTGTAACAGAAGCTCCTGCAACTGATTCTACTGACAGCGCTCCAAAGACAGACGTTAAAGACGAATCCAAATAA
- a CDS encoding threonylcarbamoyl-AMP synthase, whose product MILNLHPKNPEIRALKAISENLKNGAVYIFPTDTVYAIIADSKSKKGIEKLHELKHSDKHKPLSILCPDISTVSEYVEFLPNDAFKLMKRITPGPFTFILKANRNIPRWTVANTKVKTIGIRIPESIFIQELLKVHDGTLTCTSVFSGDAYLTDINDLEDLFGNQVEAIIDGGIAKVEMSTILDFTTDEMEVLREGKGFDRI is encoded by the coding sequence ATGATACTTAACCTTCATCCTAAAAATCCAGAAATTCGTGCACTAAAAGCCATTTCAGAAAATCTTAAAAATGGTGCCGTTTATATTTTTCCAACGGATACGGTATACGCAATCATCGCGGACTCCAAATCAAAGAAAGGAATTGAAAAGTTACACGAGCTAAAACATTCAGATAAGCACAAACCTCTTTCGATTCTCTGCCCCGATATATCAACTGTTTCAGAGTATGTAGAATTTCTACCAAACGATGCATTCAAATTGATGAAACGAATTACACCCGGACCGTTTACATTTATTCTAAAGGCTAATCGAAATATACCACGCTGGACAGTTGCAAATACAAAAGTAAAAACAATCGGTATTCGAATCCCGGAAAGCATTTTTATACAAGAATTACTGAAAGTGCATGATGGCACATTGACTTGCACTTCCGTTTTTTCAGGAGATGCTTATCTCACTGATATTAATGATCTAGAAGATTTATTCGGAAATCAAGTAGAAGCGATCATCGATGGGGGAATTGCAAAAGTAGAAATGTCTACCATTCTCGATTTTACTACTGATGAAATGGAAGTGCTCAGAGAAGGAAAAGGCTTCGACCGAATCTAA
- a CDS encoding RluA family pseudouridine synthase — MIITINVQEDQNDFRLDQFLAQSTGDDISRTSIQKWIKNGHILCVSNPKYKLKPNFRVKSGEVFEITIPPKPKLNLEPVEMPIEIIYEEEEFVIINKPAGIASHGGPGDDSPSLVNGLLYYFKNLSQIGGEIRPGIVHRLDKPTSGLMIIAKTDKAHIKLSSMFQKREVEKTYYAWLVQTPQLPEGRIELPLGRHPTERLKMCVRKDGRKAITTYKIMKSISSRKSRNFSLAEIKIETGRTHQIRVHFQNMGCPVVGDMLYSRTGNEFSQYGLLLFSQSIKFKHPFKRKTIEFTLPFPERFTRFEAEAEFR, encoded by the coding sequence ATGATAATAACAATTAACGTTCAGGAAGACCAAAACGACTTCCGCCTAGACCAATTCCTCGCGCAATCCACAGGAGACGATATTTCTCGAACATCTATCCAAAAATGGATTAAAAACGGACATATTCTTTGTGTCTCGAACCCAAAATACAAGCTAAAACCCAATTTTAGGGTAAAATCAGGGGAAGTATTTGAAATCACAATTCCCCCAAAGCCAAAGCTTAATCTAGAACCGGTCGAAATGCCAATCGAGATAATCTATGAAGAAGAGGAATTTGTAATCATCAATAAACCAGCAGGCATAGCCTCGCATGGCGGACCCGGTGACGATTCTCCTAGTCTCGTAAATGGACTTCTCTACTATTTCAAAAACCTTTCCCAAATAGGTGGGGAAATTCGTCCCGGAATCGTGCATAGATTAGATAAGCCCACTTCGGGTTTAATGATTATTGCAAAGACAGACAAAGCTCATATAAAGCTTTCTAGCATGTTTCAAAAACGAGAAGTGGAAAAGACCTATTATGCGTGGCTTGTGCAAACTCCGCAACTTCCGGAAGGTAGAATAGAATTACCCCTTGGACGTCATCCTACAGAGCGACTCAAAATGTGCGTGCGTAAAGATGGACGTAAAGCAATTACGACCTACAAGATTATGAAATCCATTTCTTCTCGCAAGAGCCGAAACTTTTCCCTAGCCGAAATCAAAATCGAAACAGGACGCACTCACCAAATTCGTGTTCACTTTCAAAATATGGGCTGTCCGGTTGTGGGCGATATGCTGTATTCGAGAACAGGAAATGAATTCTCCCAGTATGGACTTTTACTTTTTTCGCAGTCCATCAAGTTCAAACATCCATTCAAGCGTAAGACAATCGAATTTACTCTTCCTTTTCCAGAACGATTCACTCGCTTCGAAGCAGAAGCGGAGTTTAGGTGA
- the maf gene encoding septum formation protein Maf yields MLILKSASPRRQQILKDLKLKFLAEPSHINEDARIKESPLSYLQRVTIAKLELEKAKSGKVYISSDTIVVLENQILGKPVNFTEGMEILARLSGKAHTVYSGIGIAKKGEVFYDYDETTVEFKPWGKEEIAVYLNECKPYDKAGSYGIQDEKSPVLRFTGSYSNVLGFPLRKFYQHYSIWKEFLSQ; encoded by the coding sequence ATGTTAATTTTAAAGTCTGCCTCTCCTAGAAGACAGCAAATCCTAAAAGACCTAAAACTAAAATTTCTAGCTGAGCCTTCTCATATAAACGAAGATGCAAGAATAAAAGAGTCTCCCCTTTCCTATCTACAAAGAGTAACAATTGCTAAATTGGAGCTAGAAAAAGCAAAATCAGGGAAAGTTTATATTTCCTCCGATACAATTGTTGTCTTGGAAAATCAAATTCTTGGAAAGCCAGTAAATTTTACCGAGGGTATGGAAATTCTCGCGCGACTGTCGGGAAAAGCTCATACTGTTTATTCAGGAATTGGAATTGCTAAGAAAGGCGAGGTTTTTTATGACTACGATGAAACAACAGTTGAGTTTAAGCCTTGGGGAAAAGAAGAAATTGCTGTTTATTTGAATGAATGCAAACCCTACGACAAAGCAGGATCATATGGAATTCAGGATGAAAAAAGCCCAGTTCTACGCTTTACTGGATCGTATTCGAATGTGCTGGGCTTTCCGTTAAGAAAGTTCTACCAACACTATTCAATTTG